The Nicotiana sylvestris chromosome 6, ASM39365v2, whole genome shotgun sequence genomic sequence TAATAATTTTCACATTGTGATGTTTCTGAATAATTGGTAACAATCTCTGCAACTAGAACAtcatgctcttagggtaaaataatCTCCAACTATCTTAATAATGCTGGATAACTCTTGCATATCATTgtgcgcctaggcaagccttaggtaataacttatataaaactggaactgccgttgtttaattatcaactgttaaaaatcagtaggcaaatctgattcggacttctttctgagtcatgtgataaatctggttctgatgttaccacttaaacaccctgctttaggactTTAAATTCAGACTTTAACTGTGCAtaagtcatgctgtctatgtgcattatttgcggaggtatacatgaACCTTCTACTTGCTTATATGTTCCCCTCTAAGTGCAGTCTTATATGTTTTATATGTCGCTTTAgtatttttgcctttaaacccgagggtctgcctagaacctccttcttatagtaataggagtcctaaattcctccgggactgataggaagggacggataacagcatgcaatagtggTCAAGACCAACCCTCattttaattaccttcacggggtgggaagggtagatatggatatgatgtcTGGTACGCTAATACCatatgtatcccctcttttaaggagtgtcataccgggtattgcattgatgttaTCCATATTACAAATAAACCCAGGACACTccttttacattcataagcatgccttagattgtaactctcttcaaaatttcgcctttcaataattattttcaaacacttgtgtatttgaacttaaatcccctattatttgagcccctacttgtttattttctaattgctcaaattcacaaaaactgtctggccaggaaccacactagtggatcctgaggggtgcctaacacttttcccttaggataatttcaagcccttacgctatctctggttaccaaaatgtagttataaatgaaccatgtaggtgccctaacacaccttaaaattgttaggtgacgactcttcaaaattgcaaaacccctctcctaaaatgaaagagttgtcccataccaaaatgtcataaacccaattttcgTGGAGGGAAaaggggcgcgatagcatggagactctgctggggatttttaggcttttaccatttcagattgtccttgtgaatttgtacctccctatgtgcaattacttgtttaatttccttaagcatttaatttcttattCAAGAgcgaaactgacatatctttcttatttccttcctttattactgctttaaattataaaattactgTATTTATtgtttcttaacgtgcaaatacatgtcaacatgcttttaattattgcataatcatgctcaacatcatactccactcgtgccaaacaatgctatagcaacgcttgatgagtggttgcgctcttcccaTATCATTAACCCCCCCCCCAAAttcgaaaaggcatatttgcggtaaaactagtcgatcagtggtgcagttgACAGTTCCGTGCCTTATCCCTTTGAGttttccgctcaagggtaccaatctaaaaccccatcaaaaccttactctatttaaattgtgcatacatcatggtcaaacctagtcgggtcagttatgttgtccacagaatgatcctttaagatagccttgtccaaagtccattgggttttcctaaaacccaaatggacatcatcacgtcctgtgcatttatttgaagaactaaatgcttcatgctaattgttgatgataaatagtcaagtctggtgggggtaaggtctaaccctttttttttgcaaaaaatgaggcatgaggtccccaatttcggtatgattagcacgcccccactcttgctagactggtggaggagtcttctatCAAATggccaaatcaatgagtggaaagagagggccgccaaagctagcgaaaagttgtaatatttggaatacagtctgctgaaattagaaggaaaagtgaggaacagagtcaccgactaccagaacgctgagggaaataaaggagaacacctggcaaaggcatttttactggtgaacctacgcgaactagaGGATCtaatcaacgagagcattcaacctgaggaaggtccttctgggaccaaatagataggaatttactttttctctttatgaatgtaataaggccaatggccattagtgacttttatttcttgcttatttagtgtcgttttgagATTCGCcaatctttatcaataaaatgaggcatttagcattctaagttctccaaatcaatttttcGCTAagctacctcgggcacaacgaggttcccaaaataggacacgctttacattcccgcattatgtgtttaaatattgcaatactttttataatccccactgacttgattacctctgtttttattcttgttttattattccccttcccaaaattagttcatgcactctggcatcatcatcttatttcacaagatccaggggccctccacccactcctcatcTTAGTCCTGCtaaaagcaagaacaaaggcaagatggaagatttgaataaCATCAAGAAAGAGAACCCAGCTGGATGGGTTAAGGCCACTAATAGAtagggtattcgggttccaaaTGAGAATGTGTCAAAACTTGAGTAGAagctgttgaaatttcaggaagagCTCGTTCAGGTTCGGAATCcggcaagcctgtcattttccctcagcaccccagatgtcaactttcccaacactcaaaaccctacacctcctcaaaatatccaaAAATAATAGAATCATCTCGCTCCTCACCATTAcgttgctccaccaaagaaccaatgtaacacctaccatatcccaaacaacactccactactcatcccagaacctcaaaaaTCCActaacgaccatttccacacccatacgcCAGgtcaccataacactcctatctacgtggagaccatgccacactctacccaacctatctcaagcacacctgagtctgatgaaaaggatcttcttattaagaacctggctgaggaacttaagaaattgaccagctggattcagggcattgagggaagcaaaggaatcgaagggctgaactatgaggatctttgcatacagcctaatgtcgaactgcctgaggggtacaacctcctaagtttgaaatgtttgatggtatggGTAATCCAAGGGTCCatatgaggacatattgcgacaagctggttggagtaggaaaggatgaaagaatctgcatgaagttgttcatgagtagtttgaaaggagatgcattatcttggtacatcggCCAAGACCCCAAGAAGTGGTCCAGCTGGGTAGGCATGAtatctgactttatggatagattcaagtttaatacagagaatgcaccagatgtattCTATAtccaaaatttgaagaagaagcccacagagatgTTTCACAAGTATGCTACCCACTGGAGGTcggaagctgctaaggtcagacctgccttagaagaggagcaaatgaataagttctttgtccgggATCAGGACCCGCGGTACTATGAGcagctgatgatgattgagaaccacaagttctccgacattatcaaattaggtgaaagaattgaagaaggtatcaaaagcggtatggttacaaactttgaggccttgcaagctacaaataaggatTTATAGTtaggtggtgtgtccaagaaaagagATGTAtgggccgtaatggttgcacaaacgACCAAATTTcctctcaaataccaaacttacctaacacctccactcacatacagccaaccccaaattaccaagcattctcaccctcataccaagctccgccaccaattTATTAGTCACcttcaccacctacatatcaacctacttcacccagatactcccaacccgctcatgtctaccaaacttataaagctcaaccatcccattatcaatcaccctcTGCACGCCAAACCTTCCCTAGTTActaacctaattttgatcgcagacctccaaaataatatacagccattgctgaacccattgaccagctgtatgaaagactcaaagctactggttatgtcaccctcatccctgctgcaacccctaaGAATCCTTCCCAATGGGTtgacccaaacaaatcctgtgcataccactccggcataaaAGGGTATACTATCGATGAAtgccgctccttgaaagacaagatccagtccttgattgacaacaagatcattgtggcaaataACCCGCTCTAAACATCCGCAACAACCTCtgtcagaccataagggtggaagtatccacatgattgaaatagaagatgactgggatcccgagggatcaatcgggttgatcacagaaggtgatgacccaaagaagctaacaattactctcaatcccatcatagtccagatccaaccgtttgaggacgctgaggtgaatatgtttgTACCATTTGAGTTTGAAGAAGCACCATCCTCAAAGACatcagcaccaattgaggttgaattcgtgtctccggcaaatgcacccgtACCATTTGCGGTTGCAGTCtttccacccaaggcacatgttccgttCGGAGTAAGGATATCCACGCCGATCCCGGTGGCAATGTCAACCATGCCatcattctatacaaatgttgtaccatgggactatacagccgaggtaagaaggaaaggcaaggtcaggtttgACGAAACTATGGTTGCACAGGGTATggcaagaactggtagagtctatacccttgagcatctagctgaatcaagcaagcaggacCCCAATCGGCCACCCCTCAATGAGACAGGTtcagacgacctttggaggaaaatatagccaaggaatattcggtcatcgaccagttaaacaagatgccAGTACAAATATCTATTCTCTtcttgctgcaaaattctgaggcgcacaagaatgctttgttaaaggtTCTAAATAAAgtatacgtaccaagtaacatcactagcggggaaatagctaacatggtaggacaagtgctggaaagccataagatcacttttcatgaggacGAGTTGCCACCTGAGGGGCGAGCTGCCACTTGaggggttggggcacaacaaggcattgcacatcaatGTGCAATGCCAAGATTATTTCattaccagaatcctgatcgatggaggttccaatctcaatatttgtccactggtaacattTAAGAAGCTGGGTAAAGGATTGCACGAGATAAAAgacggagcaatcaatgtgaaagccttcgatatTTCTCAtagtccaccattggtgagattattctatgcttgcagatgggaccaacatggttcgaggtcgacttccaggtgatagatgtgcctgcatcttacaacttgctactgGGATGGACATGGATTCATGTTGTTGGGGAcgtagcatcaacgctgcatcaggcaataaagttcgaatggaatcaccaggaagtgatcattcacggtgatggtagcaaccctatatacagtcgctagACCATTCCAGCGATCGAGgaaagaaggaagctgggtggagagacttaccaccacattgaacgggtcaatgctatcgacaaaggaAAATGGTAAGATAACAAAactgagagtatactgaattagaatgggtacgaacctggcaaagggctcggcaagaacctccaaggaatctttAAACTCATAaaaaacatggcactactttcggtctgggatatgattacacctgggaagaattcaataatcGTTCGCCACCATGGTgcagtccttactatccactggagcaaccaataccgcatctggagcagactttccaataggccaacattatttatgggtcagatgaagaagaagcacttgcagcggtgaagaacttgtttctggAGGAaaatgatatggactgttgtgttattctcgaggaggagggggaggaaggcccttccatataggccATGAGTAGAGAGGcatatctcaagaattggaccatcaggacaaccaaagcccgacgagcttcgtggtagcaaggctaaaacaagcattattcactattttatttactaaaagattttcttttcgcatttttcaattctctaataagatcttcaatgttcaaaacagttgtTCAATTCGTCAAAAGCATTTTGATTTCTTCGTATGacttaatatttattgctattattttctctccttactttaccttgcatcattactattacttatcttggtgaaccaatgactatgacatgcaatgagacaacgcaacaaacggacatggattcagaagaagatgacatacctaaCGAGATTTTCAAGGAAGCTGAAAAATTTGAGAACgtacctaagtccaacctggaagagaacgaaattgtcaacctgggagatgcagaaaacgtcaaggaaacactaATCATTATTCACCTATCGCCGTCAGAGAAGAAATAATATACAGAATTCCTGAAAGAATATAAGGACATATTCgtctggtcgtatgatgacatggctggtctgagtacgtctattgtggctcacaaactgccaaccgatctaatgtgtccaccagtaaagcaaaagctcagaaagttcaagcctgatatgagtttgaaaatcaaggaagaagtcaacaagcagatcaaagctaaggttctcagggtaggggaatacctgacatggttagccaatattgtgccagttccgaagaaggatgggaaggttagagtctgtgttgactaccgggatctcaaccgggccagtccgaaagatgacttcccattgccaaatatacacatcctgattgagaATTGCACCAAGCATAAGCTACAGTCATTCGTGGATTGCTTCgctagttatcatcagatctgtatggatgaggaagatgctgagaaaacggctttcattacgccgtagggagtgtactattacaagatgatgccatttcgcctgaagaatgcaggggccgcctacatgagggccatgactaccattttccatgatatgatacacaaggaaatagaggtatatatggatgatgttattatcaaatccaagaaggccaatGACCACaaggaagatctgaggaagttcttcaatagactgtggagataacctgaaactaaaccccgcaaaatgcgcatttggggttcctactgggaaattgcttgggtttattgtaagCCGaagaggaatagaactggatctatCAAAAGTCAAagtcattcaagaactaccaccgccaaagaacaagaaggatgtgatgagtttcttgggaaggtttaactacatcagccaattcatagcacagtctacagttatctgcgagccaatctttaagatgttgaagaaggacgccgctaccaaatggaccgatgactgccaaaaggccttcgatagaatcaagaagtacctatcaacaccaacagtcttagtcccgcccgatccaggtagacccttattactctacatTGCAGTGTTAGATAGAGC encodes the following:
- the LOC138870185 gene encoding uncharacterized protein, translating into MFDGMGNPRVHMRTYCDKLVGVGKDERICMKLFMSSLKGDALSWYIGQDPKKWSSWVGMISDFMDRFKFNTENAPDVFYIQNLKKKPTEMFHKYATHWRSEAAKVRPALEEEQMNKFFVRDQDPRYYEQLMMIENHKFSDIIKLGERIEEAIAEPIDQLYERLKATGYVTLIPAATPKNPSQWVDPNKSCAYHSGIKGYTIDECRSLKDKIQSLIDNKIIVANNPL